The window tgtttgtgtagagttttttgttttgttttgttttgtttttagtgaggaggaggaggatgtgggacggcaaaaaaaaaaatgcttgataattgaaaacattaattaaaaaatgaagtcCCTTCAAGCTTTAAATCCTAGGGCGTATTAAATACAACGATCACCCGGAGAAACCAGTCTCAATCTCACCCACTCTCACAGACTGAAAGCACTCTCACCTTCACTTTCACTCCCACTCTCTCACTCTTACTTTCACTCTCTTTCCAAGCGGGCAAGGAAAGCTGCGCTTGCTCCAGCTGATCCGCGCTACCGGAAAAGCCactggaaaagaagggaaagacgCCTGAGCTTTGACGTCTATCTCAGCCCCGCCCACGATCTCCCGCTCCGCCCCGCCCACTCCAGgcctcccttcctgcctctcgCCCAGCAATGGTTACTCTGGGCCTATCCAGAGTGGATGATGCGGTGGCCGCTAGACACCCCGTGAGCAAAGAGGGCCCAGCCCTGGGAATGGAGGGTCGGTTCCCCAAAGAGCCGGGAGAGCAGCAGCTGGGGAAGAGGCGCATGCACGGGGTGGGGTTCGCAGGACGCAGGATTGGTCTCCCGTTTTTGAGGGGGCGGGCTCTCTTCTTTGGGAGGGTTTCCTGGGGGATCGGCACCCAAACCTATGCTCATCCCAGGGACTCCGGGAGTATGCTGCGTGCCAATCCCAAGCCTTCATGAAAGGCATCTTCACATTTATCACAGGTAAGTGGGTGAGTTGGCTCATACGCTGGGTGGGAACGGGGTGGGATTGCCCTGGACCTGTGTACCTATCCCCATTTGTACCCCGAGGTGCCCCCCTCCTTGGCCAGGGCGCACTGGGCAAGAGGGAGATCAGGCTAATCGGAGACTTGGCCTTAAGCAGGCACCGGCGCAGCCTTCTTCCTACAGAAGTTTCTCCAGAGGAAGCTGCCCTATCCCATGCAGTGGACCGTGCTACTGGCCATGGGTGGGTACCTGAAGTTTGTGggagagggtggggtggggaaaggacagGGAGGGTGTCTATAGATTGGGAGAGATTGCTGAGTCTTGATTTGCCAACCACCCCATGACCCTGACCTGGACCAGTACTGTGATTTTGCCTTCCATCCAATCAATTCCccttaaagaaatgaaagggttgggggaAGAGAGATTAAGGCAAGCACCCTGGGAGCCTTCAATTATCTGAGATCTTACTGGGTGTCCCAGTGGTAACCTTGTCCCCAAGTCATTCTACCTCTACTGGGTGGAAATTATTTCCTGCTACCAGACCCCAGCCCTGGTTTCCTTTTCCCAAAGATCTGGGAGAGGCTAAAGAAACTGCGGATTAGAGTCTGTCCCTCCCCCTATTCTTATTCTTTCACTCCTGGAATCCAATCCTGCTCCCTTAGTTGCTGGCTCGGCATGCAGCTATGCAGTGACCCGTGTTGAAACACAGAAATGCTCTGATCTCTGGCTCTTCTTGGAGACTGGACGGCTACCTCAGGACCATTCCCCAGGTAAGAGGAGCTCAAAGGCCAGGCAGGTGGACAAACTATCTTAACCTTCTCCCAGGAAACTTCATGAGCTATGGGTATGAAGGAAAGGAGGATGTGAATCAATTACAGAAATGtcatgaagggggaaaaaggggggTGGAGAGTACAGTACCTAAAGTCTATTCAAATACTTGTCTTCTGCCCTCTGTCCTGCCTTGGGGTATGGGTAGGGGAATAGGGACTGAGAAGGAGGTACCTTAGTGTAGAGCAGGTAGAAAGCCCTGGGGTCAATGAGTTTCAGGAAAAATAGCGTGGTGCTTAGGGAAAGTTATGAGGTACAGATTGCACACCAAGGACTGCAACATTGTAGACCCTACTTAGCCAAAACAAATTTAAAGGCAGAgactttattaaaatgttttggaCAGCTGATCTCAGGAAACCAaacaattctcttttttcctttgagttgCATCCCCTAGCCTCCTCCTCAGCAGCATGATCTTATATCAGGCCTCCATTTCTCCCTCTGTGAAatcagcacaaaaaaaaaaacaacaacaacaagtagaTGCcatgtttctttcatttcttacagAGCAGGCCTTGCGAGGATGTTCAGATccagaacagaagaaaaatcaGTATGGGGACGTTCTGGAGTAAAGGTCCTGCATGATTTTGTCTATATCATCATGGCTTTTCCAGCTGTGTACAAGCACCCCATTCTCTAATccacaaatacacataaaaaGTGCTCCAACATCCTGTACAGTCTGCTGCCTTTGTGCTCCCTAACCAGAAGGACTAGAAATGACGGGTGACTAGAGCTGGTATGGAAGTGAGAAAGGTACTTCAAACTGTTTTGAAGTGAAAGACAGTACCTGTGGTATGGACATGCTTAGAGAATTAGTTTTGGGGAGTGAGGAATAGGAAACACTAGAGGTTATCTCTTCCTTCATCAGTCATTTCTAAGGTCTAACATCTTTGGCCCTTTCAGTATCAAAAAGTCAGAGGTGAAAATGGCCCAAAGTAGAGTGGGCTTATGTGCTATGGGGGCCTTCTCAACTTTCAAAGGTGGTTCCCctagaccagagcttcttaaattttttccactaatgaccccttttcactggagaaatttttacacaaccctgggtatataggtatataaaataggtatacataaacttttactgttgccaaattgttcATGACCCCCAATTTAAGAAGTTTTGCCCCAGAGGAGGATATAAATGGAGAGAAGATGAGGAGGGACCATCATAAACAAAAATCTAGCATTTTAATATGTACATATTAAACAAATTAATTTAGGCTAAGGATTGTGTTTAGTATTGAGAGATATACAAAACTCATGTAAGACCTCATCCCTGCCCTCATACAACTTTCTGTTGAATAAGGAGATAAAATACAGGCATAAATAGAGCATggtaaatacaaaacaaatttacaaaCAAAATACCCTGACCTGAGATGTTACACACTATGGGGGGGAAAAGAAatagggatacacacacacacacacacacacacacacacacacacacacacaccgtgaTATTAGCAAATTCAAAAATATTTGCCTGTGTCTAGGTCCAAGCCCCTGCTAATTTGCCTATGGGCCATTATTCAGATCTACATGAGTAAAATGCTCAGTTAACCTGAATAGATAATAAAATTTGGCCCCGAAAGGGACCCTAGAGAGGatcattttggagatgaagaaactgaggtgcagagaagagaaaaggttcATCTTTGGTCAGACAAGTAATAAGTAAAAGGATTTGAAACTACGCCCTTtgtttccaaatccaatgttcttttggCTATATCAAGTGAATAGATAATTCTCcctccttaccccaatattagagtattataattaattaattaccacaaaattaattttacttgGTCCAAGAATAATGCCTAAGGGGTCTCTTAGGGAATTGGAAAATGACTAGTTGAGTAATTGCAAGTCTAGGACTCCAGAATTCTATGAGAATTGAGAATCCTATACTATGTCACAGAAAGCTCCACTGAGCTCACAATTAATGAGACAATCGGATCAGAGACACTACTTAGCCCATCGAGCAGAGTAGAGGAAGGTGGGCAGTTAACACCAGAGCTTTGAGAGCTTCCccctttggggaaggaaagaagacttgAGAGGGACCTGGGAGTGTCACCATGAGGGTCCATGATATAGATAACCTGAAGGATAAGATCCAAGAGCTAAAAACCATCATCAAATTCCAGGGTAAGCTTTATACCCATTCATTCAGTCTTGGACCCTGGCATGATGGGTGGATAACTATTGGAAACAGAATATCTACTGTCTGCCCAGACATGCACTTGGTACTCTGTGGGTATACAAATGGAAGAGATAATCTGGACCTCAACCTTATGAGGCTCAGACTCCAAAAAGTCTAACACAAATGAGTAGAAAACAATACTGAACAAGTCAGTAACAAAAGTTTGAAATATGGCACAGATACGGCTCTGGGAATTCAGGGAGAGAAAGGTCAAAGTATGGGCTTGGGGGAGGTTCCAGGAAGGTTGTAAGACTTGAACTGGGCCCCAAAATATGAGATTTGGGCAACCAAATAGAAATCAGAGGAAAGGTATAGCagtaagggaaggagaaggaggcaaAAGATGAAACTGTCATGGGGAGCAGCATAAACTGTGGAACTCTAGAGAGTGTGTTCCCAgtgtctccctctccccacatCCTCTACATTCCCTCCCTCCTAGAACCATTCTTACCAGTTTGGAACCCGTGAGACTCTCCTAGGAATGAGTGTTGTTTGCTTTGAACAAATCTCTATATTCTGTGAAGAAAGAACATGGCTAAGAGGAGCAGGAAACAATACAATCTGATACCTTATTTACTGATTCAGGACCAATCCTAAGAAGTCATTTCCCCCTCAAATACTCCATTGGTCCATGTCGGTAATGGGGGTGAGGTAGTCAGACTGATTAGAAGGTGTCTTTCAGGGCTTTACTCTCAGAGACCATCACTAGGATTAGCTAGATAAGATCTCCAAGTCAGTCTTGGAGCAGGGTGCCACTGGGAGTTCTGGCAACTACTCCTTCATGTCTTGACTCCTAAATCCTTCCATGCTGCCTCTGATTTACCCACAGAAAAAGGCCGAGTTCTACAATGCAAGTCCTTGGAGGAGAAGACAGTCCAGAACAAGGATGTGATTAACTTACTGCAGAACAACATCCGACATTTCTACCAGGACTGGACAGTTGCCAAAAGAGTATGGAACTTGATCTAAGGGACCTCAGACTGGTACCCATAGTTTTTATGTAGAATACAGCCACCTAGGCTgggacacacacgcacacacacacacaccatctagATTCTCCAAGACTTTACCCTGGGATACCTTTCTCCCTCTGCTCTGGGTTTTTCTGGTCATAAGACCATTCcctagaagggaaaggaaagaaactatTTCTCTAGATTCCCTCAGCCCCATGACCCAAAGTCATGTGGTCCCTAAGCTACTCCACCCCATCTCCACCTTTCATGGAAGGAGTTTGGCACTAGGCTGGGAGAAAAAGACAAGGAGTAGTCATTTGTAATATTTGTCAGAACACCTGAGTTCGtatcctacctttgacacttactaccttgcACAGGTCATTTATCCTCCTCAtggctccatttcctcaactataaaatgaaagaagagaagaggcaaGACTAATTgaactctaaggccccttccaactctagatttatAATCCAGATCTATGATCATTGGACTTCTCCAAAGAACCTCCTCCCAAGTGGGGACAACTTCGGTTGCAAAATAGACTAAGTAGAATATGGGACAGGGGAACCATAAGATGTGGAGAGACAAGTTGGTCATTACATAGGACAGAATTAAAAGCCCCAGCTTTCCACATTTCCCTAATTAGGAGAGTCCATAAACCAAGGAGGCTCTCATACATCACCACAGCCCAGGATCTTAGGTAAGAGAACTGCACTGGCTGCAAAAGAAATATGTTCCCCAGCCTCCAGGAACTTGGAGGTAtaggaatttagagctggaaggaaacttagaggtagTTTAttccaaccccattttacagaaaggctACAGAATGACAGGACAGACACTCCCTGCTCTTGGAGAGTACTATATCTTATGGATCAGTCAATCAAGAAACACTGATTAAGCAAGCACTCCCTATGTGCCAGGTCCcatgctaagccctgaggatacaaaaaaaggtataAGACAGTACCTGcgatgggggaagacaacatgcaaaaaaaaaaaaatgtgcaaataagctatagacaggataaatttaaaataattaacagatggggcagctaggtggcacagtagataaagcactgctcctggattcaggaagacctgagttcaaatccagcctcagacacttgacacttactagctgtgtgaccctcggcaagtcacttagccctcatttccccctctccaaaaaaattttttttaattaaaattaaaatttttaagaaaattaacagagggaagacactagaattatagagggccaggaaaggcttcctgtaaaaggtggtgttttagctaggatttgaaagaagccagtgaAGCGAGGAGAccgagatgaggagggagatggTTGCATGCTTGAGGGATAGACAATCTGTGGAAATGCTCTGAAATTGTGTCTTTTTGAGAGACCATCAAGAAGGCccgtgtcactggatcaaagtgtaCATGGGGTGTGGGAGGTTTggtataagaagactgtaaaGATAAGGGgtggggcaggttatgaaggtctttgaatgccaaggaAGATTTTATACTGGGTCCTGGAGAGGTGAGGGAgccgctggagtttattgatAAGGGGGTGCATAGctagacctgagctttaggaagatcgtTTTTAcatctgagtggaggatggactggaaggggaagagacttgaagtagGCAGACTAAACAACAGGCTATTGCAATTACCCAAGCATGAGGAAATTCAAGTCTGCACCAGGGTGTTGGCcgtgtcagaagagaaaagggggccTGTgcgagagatgttacaaaggtaaaatcaacaggtcttggcaaTAGGTTGGACATGGTGGGGTgaaagagtgaagagttgagaatgaaACCTCGGTTTTGAACCTGGGTAACAGAGGACAATGGTATCTTTGATCtttgacagtaacagggaagttagtgaaaggggaaaagataagATAATGAGTCCAGTTTGGGACATGgtaagtttaaaatgtctacaggaggatagagcacgggccctggagtcaggagtacctgagttcaaatccagcctcag is drawn from Dromiciops gliroides isolate mDroGli1 chromosome 2, mDroGli1.pri, whole genome shotgun sequence and contains these coding sequences:
- the TMEM141 gene encoding transmembrane protein 141 isoform X1, which gives rise to MVTLGLSRVDDAVAARHPGLREYAACQSQAFMKGIFTFITAGTGAAFFLQKFLQRKLPYPMQWTVLLAMVAGSACSYAVTRVETQKCSDLWLFLETGRLPQDHSPEQALRGCSDPEQKKNQYGDVLE
- the TMEM141 gene encoding transmembrane protein 141 isoform X2, with protein sequence MVTLGLSRVDDAVAARHPGLREYAACQSQAFMKGIFTFITGTGAAFFLQKFLQRKLPYPMQWTVLLAMVAGSACSYAVTRVETQKCSDLWLFLETGRLPQDHSPEQALRGCSDPEQKKNQYGDVLE
- the TMEM141 gene encoding transmembrane protein 141 isoform X3, with translation MVTLGLSRVDDAVAARHPGLREYAACQSQAFMKGIFTFITVAGSACSYAVTRVETQKCSDLWLFLETGRLPQDHSPEQALRGCSDPEQKKNQYGDVLE